One region of Acomys russatus chromosome 8, mAcoRus1.1, whole genome shotgun sequence genomic DNA includes:
- the C8H3orf52 gene encoding TPA-induced transmembrane protein, which produces MEGSRSLSSREDIELSMLEGQAEERAPLNSLQIQPCSAAEDPSPAQMDKESPWSPCNKPVVRNCKLWMVIVTIFLCFTLVIVMSLCLVGVTYIDEDETEILELSSNKTFFIVLKIPEECVNEEELHHLLNKRLTDVYRASPALGRFFTSADIMDFSVENATVTYHLQFGVPAEDDGFIKHMLSKELVLGIMRQNFHDKNLSGCEQLGLDPESLLLYGPPPGDTSELVLRLA; this is translated from the exons ATGGAAGGGTCCAGATCCCTCTCATCCCGGGAAGATATAGAGCTCTCCATGCTGGAGGGGCAGGCAGAAGAGCGCGCACCTCTCAACAGCCTCCAGATCCAGCCTTGCTCCGCAGCCGAGGACCCTAGCCCAGCCCAG ATGGACAAGGAAAGCCCCTGGAGTCCCTGTAACAAGCCTGTGGTTAGAAACTGTAAACTGTGGATGGTCATCGTcaccattttcctgtgtttcaccTTAGTGATCGTTATGAGCTTATGTCTTGTAGGAG TGACTTACATAGATGAAGATGAAACTGAAATACTTGAATTATCATCAAACAAAACATTCTTCATAGTGCTCAAGATTCCAGAGGAGTGTGTTAATGAAGAGGAATTGCATCACTTGCTCAATAAAAGG CTCACAGATGTGTATAGAGCATCTCCAGCTCTGGGTCGTTTTTTTACTTCTGCTGATATCATGGACTTCAG TGTTGAAAATGCCACAGTGACGTATCACTTGCAGTTCGGAGTTCCAGCTGAAGATGATGGCTTCATAAAGCACATGTTGAGTAAAGAGTTGGTCCTTGGCATTATGCGGCAGAATTTCCATGACAAGAACTTATCTGGTTGTGAGCAGCTCGGGCTCGACCCAGAATCTCTTTTGCTCTATG